GCGTTTATCCAGCGTCTGCCAGGTTCCATTGGCTATGTTGAGTATGCTTACGTTAAGCAAAGCAAGCTGGCTTATACCAAGCTGATCTCTGCTGATGGCGACGCTGTTCTGCCAACGGAAGAGAGCTTTAGCAACGCTGCTAAAGGCGCTGACTGGAGCAAATCCTTCGCCCAAGACCTGACCAACCAGAAAGGCGCTAATGCATGGCCTATCAGCTCCACCACCTTCATTCTGGTGCATAAAGATCAGCAGAAACCAGAGCAGGGTGCTGCGGTACTGAAATTCTTTGACTGGGCCTATAAAAATGGCGGCAAAGAAGCCAGCGCTTTGGACTATGCACCACTGCCTAACGCTGTCGTTGAGCAGATCCGTGCAGCATGGAAGACCAACGTAAAAGATAGTTCAGGTAAAGCGCTGTACTAATGTTTCATCCGCTTCCAGAGCTGATGCTTTGGAAGCGGAACACTAGTTTAAGAAGAGAATCACATGGCTGAACATCCGTTACCTAAGCCTTCGTTGCCCAAGAAAGAATCAAAAATAAAACCACCGAGTAAAAACGGTGACGTTATCTTTGGTGCTCTAGTCAAACTAGCAGCGCTGATTACTCTATTGTTGCTGGGCGGCATTATTGTTTCGCTGTTTATCGCGTCGCTGCCGAGCATCCAGAAGTTTGGCTTCGCCTTCCTGTGGTCCAAAGAGTGGGACGCACCAGCGGAGCAGTTCGGTGCCTTAGTACCCATTTACGGCACGATCGTCACCTCAATCATTGCCTTAGTGATTGCCGTACCGGTGAGTTTTGGGATCGCGTTGTTCCTCACTGAACTCGCACCAACTTGGCTGCGCCGCCCGCTGGGTGTTGCGATTGAACTGTTGGCCGCTATTCCGAGCATTGTTTATGGCATGTGGGGGCTGTTTGTTTTTGCTCCGCTGTTTGCCGAATATTTCCAAACGCCGGTGGGCGATGTGCTTTCCGGTATTCCGATTGTGGGTGACCTATTTGCTGGCCCTGCGTTTGGTATCGGTATTTTGGCAGCCGGTGTGATTCTTGCCATCATGATCATTCCTTATATTGCCGCCGTAATGCGTGACGTGTTTGAGCAAACGCCGGTGATGATGAAAGAATCCGCCTACGGCATTGGCTGTACGACGTGGGAAGTGATGAGCCGCATCGTTCTGCCATTTACCAAAAATGGAGTGATTGGCGGCATCATGCTGGGCTTAGGGCGTGCGCTGGGCGAAACCATGGCGGTAACCTTCGTTATTGGTAATACCTACCAGCTCGACAGCGCTTCGCTGTTTATGCCGGGGAACAGTATTACTTCTGCTTTGGCGAACGAGTTTGCTGAGGCTGAGTCAGGACTACATACGGCGGCGTTGATGGAATTAGGCCTGATCCTGTTTGTTATCACGTTCATTGTGTTGGCGTTGTCCAAGCTGATGATTTTACGTCTTGATAAGAATGAGGGACGTTAAGATGGCGATGATTGATATGAATGACGCTCAGGCTTTAGCCAGTTCACGCCGAAAAATGCAGGCATGGCGTCGTCAGAAAAACCGCATTGCGCTGTTTTTGTCGATGGTTACGATGGCCTTTGGGCTGTTCTGGCTAGTGTGGATTTTATTTTCGACGATCACGAAAGGCGTTGATGGCATGTCCATCGCGCTGTTTACCGAAATGACGCCCCCGCCAAACAGTGAGGGCGGTGGTTTGGCTAACGCCATTGCCGGTTCTGGCTTGCTAATCCTGTGGGCTACGGTGATTGGTACTCCGCTAGGCATTATGGCTGGTATCTATTTAGCCGAGTATGGCCGCAAAGGATGGTTGGCGAATTTTATCCGCTTTATTAATGACATCTTGCTCTCTGCGCCGTCTATTGTGGTTGGGCTGTTTGTTTACACCATCGTTGTTGCCAAGGTGCAGCATTTCTCCGGGTGGGCGGGTGTGATTGCGCTAGCGCTGTTGCAGATCCCTATCGTTATTCGTACCACCGAAAACATGCTGAAACTGGTACCTGATAGCCTGCGTGAAGCGGCCTATGCGCTGGGAACACCAAAATGGAAGATGATCTCTGCCATCACGTTAAAAGCATCGGTTTCCGGCATTATCACCGGCGTGCTGTTGGCGATTGCGCGTATTGCCGGTGAAACCGCACCGCTGCTGTTTACATCGCTCTCCAACCAGTTTTGGAGCACCGATATGTCGCAGCCGATTGCCAACCTCCCGGTCACCATATTTAAGTTTGCAATGAGCCCGTTCGCCGAATGGCAAGAGCTGGCTTGGGCTGGGGTGTTACTGATAACCCTATGTGTTCTGCTGCTGAACATTCTGGCGCGCGTCGTTTTTGCTCAGAAGAAGCGCTAAGAAAAGCATTAATTATTGCAGGCGTTGCTTATCTCTAAGAAAAGCAGCGTCGTGAAAAAGAGAGATTAGAGATGAGTATTGTTACAGACACGACCAACAGCAAAATCCAGGTTCGCGATCTTAACTTCTACTACGGCAAGTTCCACGCGCTGAAGAATATTTCGCTGGATATCGAAAAGAACAAGGTGACGGCGTTTATCGGCCCGTCAGGCTGTGGTAAGTCCACATTGCTGCGTACCTTTAACAAAATGTTCCAGCTCTATCCTGAGCAGCGCGCAGAGGGTGAAATCCTGCTCGATGGGCACAATATTCTGACTGATAACTCAGATATCGCCCTGCTGCGTGCCAAAGTGGGTATGGTATTCCAAAAGCCAACGCCTTTCCCGATGTCAATTTATGACAACATTGCTTTTGGTGTGCGTTTGTTTGAAAAGCTGTCGCGTGCCGAGATGGATGAGCGCGTTCAGTGGGCATTAACCAAAGCGGCGCTGTGGAACGAATCAAAAGATAAGCTTCATCAGAGCGGTTACAGCCTATCTGGTGGACAGCAGCAGCGTTTGTGTATTGCGCGTGGAATCGCTATTCGGCCTGAGGTTTTATTGCTCGATGAGCCTTGTTCTGCGCTGGATCCGATTTCCACCAGCAAGATTGAAGAGCTGATCACCGAACTGAAAGAAGACTACACGGTGGTGATCGTAACGCATAACATGCAGCAGGCTGCCCGTTGTTCAGACCATACCGCGTTTATGTATCTGGGCGAACTGATTGAATTTAGCGATACCGACACCCTGTTTACTTCTCCGGCGCAGAAGCAAACGGAAGATTACATTACTGGCCGTTACGGCTGATTACGGGACTTATCATGGATAATTTAAACCTAAACAAACATATTTCCGGTCAGTTTAACGCCGAGCTGGAGCACATCCGTACTCAGGTGATGACCATGGGTGGGATGGTTGAGCAGCAGCTTTCAGACGCGATTACCGCCATGCACAACCAAGACGGCGAGCTGGCTAAACGCGTTATTGAAGGCGATAAAAAAGTTAACATGATGGAAGTGGCGATCGATGAGGCCTGTGTGAAGATCATCGCTAAGCGCCAGCCCACTGCCAGTGACTTACGTTTGGTTATGGCGATCATCAAAACGATCTCCGAATTAGAACGTATTGGCGACGTAGCCGATAAAATCTGCCGTACGGCGTTAGAGAAATTCTCTCATCAACATCAACCGCTGTTGGTTAGCCTAGAGTCTCTGGGCCGCCATACTGTACAGATGCTGCATGACGTGCTGGATGCGTTCGCCCGCATGGATCTGGACGAAGCAGTACGTATTTATCGTGAAGATAAAAAAGTCGACCAGGAATATGAAGGCATTGTGCGTCAGCTGATGACCTACATGATGGAAGATACGCGCACCATTCCAAGCGTTCTCACCGCGCTGTTCTGTGCGCGCTCCATCGAGCGTATTGGTGACCGCTGTCAGAATATCTGTGAGTTTATTTTCTACTTCGTTAAAGGGCAGGATTTCCGCCACCTTGGCGGTGATGAGTTGGATCAGCTGTTGGCGAAGGATGGGAATAAGCCGACGTGATGTAAGTGAGTGTGTAGATCGTACATATAAATGCGGTATATGGTTTCGTTCGCCATTCTATAAGTAAGTTTCCATGAAACCACTGTTGTAGGCGAACGAGTTGGGTGCGCCAGCGCGCGCACCCAACACCCGCGCGCTCTTATCCAAGATGCCATTTCCGCTCCGGTTTGGTATCGCCCATTCAGGGCGCCCCAAACTCCGCCGGTACATCCCTGTACCGGCGGCTCTCCCTACCAAAACTTAAACAATATAAAAGATAGGCAGGCAAAAATGTCTTTGTCTTGTTAGATGAAATGCATTTTAGAGCCGCCAGCAGGGATGCTGGTGGCAGGTCGAGGGCGTACAGGATGTGCGCTCTGAGACCGGTCGGCCAAACAACGCGGTAAAAAGCGCGTGAGTTGAGAGTCCCCGCGCAACGGAACTCTCATCGGACGCCTACGCCAGTGGCTTCATGGAGACGTCTATGCAGATAGGCGTACAAAACCTTTCACTGTTTGAACATAGAAGGTTTCTTCACCAGAGCAAACCTCACCCGCTTAAAACAAATTCATCTATCCATATCCTCTAATAGTATTTCCAGTTCTATGTGGGTTAAGCGTAATTTAATCCTGTCGCTAAAAATAAAGCCGCAAAAACATACTTCTGGGCACAATACCTTTAGGAGCTTTTCCATGAAGCAACGCGTTCTCGTTCTGTCCTTGTTAGCCAGCCTTTCCGCTGTTTCTGGTTTGGCTCACGCCGATAAACTCGATGATATTCAAAAGGCTGGCGTTGTACGTATCGCCGTTTTTGATAGCAATCCACCGTTTGGTTATGTCGATCCCCAAACCAAAAAGCTGGTGGGTTATGACGTAGACGTTGCCGATGCCATTGGTAAAGCGTTGGGGGTGAAAGTTGAACTGCGTGCCACTAACCCTGCGAACCGAATTCCACTGTTAGCGTCTAAAAAAGTCGATTTAATCGCTGCGAACTTCACCATTACGCCAGAACGTGCCAAAGAGGTGAATTTCAGCGTGCCGTATTTCCGTACGGGGCAAAAATTCATTGCCCACAAAGGCGTGCTGAAACAGCCTGACGATATTGCCAAGCTGCGTATCGGCGCTGATAAAGGCACCGTGCAGGAAATTACGCTACGCGATAAATACCCAACCGCTAAAGTGATCTCCTACGATGACACGCCGTTGGCGTTTGCTGCGCTGAGAAACGGTAACGTTCAGGCGATTACCCAAGACGATGCCAAATTGGTTGGGTTGTTAGCCAATGTGCCGGAAGCAGCAAAAGCTGATTTTGAAATATCACCTTTCAGCATCACCAAAGAGTATCAAGGCATTGGCTTGCCAAAAGGCGAAGATCGTCTGACGACTAAAGTGAATACCGTGTTGGAAGGTCTGGAGAAAGATGGTCAGGCCGAGAAGATTTACGATCGCTGGTTTGGCCCAGAAACAAAATCTGCCCAGCCACGTGGTGATTTTAAAATTGGCCCTGTTGATATCAGCAAGTCCTAATCAATTCTGAATAAGTGCGGCCGCGCTGCTGTGTCTAGGCGTGGTCGCATTTCCCGTATGACTTGGAATAGCTGTTATCGAGGCAGCTATTCCAAGTGGTTTGGGAATATCGCGATCGGTGAGCATGATGAACGGACAATCTTTTTACGATGTAATTCTGGCGCCGCAGTATCTGCATTGGCTGTGGTCTGGGTTTCTGATTACGCTGGTTATATCTGCGTGTACGGTCGTTCTTGCTACCCTTCTTGGCCTGATATTAGCGGCGCTACGTGATAGCCCACAGCGCTGGCTGAGTTTGCCCGTTGTGGCCTACAGCTCGGTTTTCCGCAACACGCCGCTGCTAGTTCAGCTCTTTTTCTGGTACTTCGGCGCAGGACAGCTTCTACCTTCCGCTGTGATGCAGTGGCTAAATGCGCCGCATGAATGGGTGATAGGCGGATGGACTCTCGCATGGCCGTCGTTTGAGTTTTTGGCCGGTTTAGTTGGCCTGACGCTGTATTCCGCAGCGTTTATTTCTGAAGAGATCCGCGCAGGAATTCGCGGTGTGGCAAGCGGGCAAAAACAGGCCTCGCAGGCGCTAGGACTAAGCCTCTGGCAAAGCATGCGTTATGTCGTGCTGCCGCAGGCGGTGAAGATTGCTCTGCCACCGTTGTTAGGCCAGTACATGAATATCATCAAGAACTCGTCATTAACCATGGCCATCGGTGTGGCTGAGCTTTCGTATGCTTCACGGCAGGTGGAGACTGAAACGCTAAAAACATTCCAAGCGTTTGGCGTAGCGACCCTGTTGTACGTTTTAATTATTGCGCTGATGGAAGGCTGGGGAATGTGGTATCAGCAGCGTCGACGGATGCAGGAGCGCTATTAGAATGGATTTCACCGTTATTCACGATAACCTCAGCTATCTGCTGTGGGGGCAGTTTCCTGATGGTCCCTTAGGGGGGGCCGCGTTAACGCTGGTGATAAGCCTGATTGCAGGGTTGATTTCTGCCGTGTTGGGCACGTTGTTGGGGATTTGTTTGGCGATGTCGCGCGGTTGGCTGGGCGCTGCCTTGGCAACGGTGCTGGGATTTTTTCGCGCTATTCCGGTTATCATGCTGATCTTCTGGACTTACTTCCTTCTCCCAATCGTCTTTGGCGTTGATATTCCTGAGATTACCACGGTAGTTTGCGCGCTAGCATTGATCGCCTCAGCCTATCTGGCGCATGCCGTTGCGGCTGGTATACATGCTGTAGGGCGTGGACAATGGCAGGCAGGGCTTTCTCTGGGGTTAAATCGCTGGCAGGTTTTGGGTAATGTGGTGTTGCCTCAGGCTCTGCGAATGATGGTGCCGTCGTTTATTAATCAGTGGATTTCATTAATTAAGGATACTTCGCTGGCGTATATTGTGGGCGTGGGTGAACTGACGTTCTTAGCTACGCAGGTTAACAACCGCAGCATGGTGTATCCGATGGAAGTGTTTATGTTTGTAGCGGGTGTCTATTTCGTGATGTGTCTTGCGTTGGATTTGGCTGCCAACCAGCTGAGCCGGCGTTTTACGTCGCAAAATATCGTGGTAAAACGCCGCTGGTGGCAGTTGAAACCTGCGTTACCTGCAAGCTAAAACTATTTGGTCAGCGACCAACCACGTTCACGCCATAACTCTGGCAATACGCTGAGATCGTCAAAAGAGGTCACCAGCGGATGCTCAATGACCGGATTATGTGCGTCGCCGCAGTAGTAGAACACTGGGATACCGGCGGCAATGCCCGATTTCACGCCTGATGGTGAATCATCCACTAAAATACACTCTTTAATATCTACGCCCATCTCTTTGGCTGCGTGGAACATCAGGTCTGGGTCGGGCTTCCAGCTCTGGATATCGTAGCCGCTGTAGAGTCGGTCACCAAAATAGTTGAGCATTCCGGTTGAACCCAATGAGTTTTGCATTTTGCTGACAGGTCCGTTGGACGTGGTGCACATGGGAACCGTTATCTGTGACAGCAACGATTCTGCATGGGGAATCGGTTTCAGTTCGGTGGCAAACAGACGGGCGACCTCATCGCGGTAAATTTGCTCCATTTCATCACGATCGGACTCAAAAGCATGTTCTTGTTTGATGCGCTCGATGATCTCGTACAGCTTAACGCCTTTGAATTCCTTGAAAACGCGATCCAATGACAGATGTACCCCGTAGTGGGCGAACATATGAACGTAAGCTTTGCTGCACAGGTATTCACTGTCGACCAGCGTGCCGTCACAGTCGAAGAAAATACAATTGATAGATGTCATTGGGCTTCCTTGTTTTTCATGGCAAACAGCAGCCTAGCGCTGCCGTCGTCAGAGATAAACCAGTGCCCAGTTTAATCACTTAAGGCAGAAAAGCGAGTCTCAGTAAATGCGAAGCGATCGACATCAAATAGCCCTAAGCTGGTTAATTTCAATGAGGGGATGACCGGCAATGATAAAAACGCCATCTGAATAAACGGTTCATTTAGTGTCACGCCACATCGGCGACAGGCATTTTTCAGATGGGTGATATCATCGGCGATCTCTGCCGCAGGTTTGTCACTCATCAAGCCTGCAATAGGCAGCGAAAGATGGCTTTTCACCTCACCTTCATCGACAACGCATAAGCCCCCACCCTGTGAAATCAACTGATTAACGGCGATAGCCATATCGCGCGCATGATGACCGATCACCACGATATTATGGCTATCATGGCTTACGGTTGCAGCCATGGCCCCGCGTATAAGACCAAAGTTTTGCAGCAAACCTAAAGCGGGTGGTTTTTGATGACCGTAACGTTCCATGACCGCAATTTTGCATACGTCGTCGTGATCGAAACGCTCGCCCTGCCAAATAACGGGCAGTTCGCAGGTAATCAGTTCATTTGGGATCACCTGTATTGCCCGATAGCGTTCGCCGATTTCCAATGGAAGCGTTAGTGCAGATTCATCAACCGGCGTGCGTTGAATAGTATTTTGCGTCGGTGGCTGGGTTTGCTGGTAACGCTGTTCGCTGGTTGCTGTGAGTTGTTGGCCATCAACCCGCTTTCCTCCGGCAATGACCTGCTGAATTTCAACTTGTTGTACATCATTGAGTATCACGATATCCGCTCTTTTACCTGGGGCAATAAGACCCAGACGTTTTAAGCCGAAATGCCGTGCTGGAGACCAGCTTGCGACGCGGTAGGCAACGTGAACCGGTATGCCATGCTGATTGATTAGGCGATGAATGAGGGCGTTGATATGGCCTTCATGCGCAATTTCCCACGGATTACGATCGTCGGTACAGAGCATGCATTGTGGGCTACTGAACTCATTAATCAGCGGCGCTAGCGTATCCAGATTGCGCGCAGCGGAGCCTTCTCGCATCATGAGCGCCATACCCAGAGACAGTTTTTCGCGCCCTTCCTGCAGCAGTAGAGTTTCGTGGCAGTTTTCTACGCCTGCCGCTAGATACCCGTTAAGGTCTTTGCCGCTTAGCATGGGGCTGTGGCCATCAAGGGTTAAATGGCGAAAGGCGTCCAGTTTGTCCATGATGTCGCCGTCTCCAGCAATAACGCCGGGAAAGTTCATCATTTCCGCCAGCCCAAGGACGTGCGAATGATCGCGGTATTTCAGCATTTCATCTAAAGGAAACTCGGCTCCGTTGATGTCGCTTCCCGCAAGCGCTGGTACGCATGAGCTGATTTGTACGAACTGATTTTGTTGAGCCTGTTCCGCACAGCGTAAAAACCATTCCAACCCTTGCTTACCCATTACGTTCACAATCTCATGAGGATCGCAGACGATGCTGGTGACGCCCAGCGGTAAGGTTGCGCTTTCAAACGTTATTGGCGTCATCATGCTAGATTCAATATGCAGGTGAGAATCAATAAATCCCGGTACCGCAATAGCGTTATTGGCGTCAATCCGGCGATGGGCTACGGCACCTGCATAGGCGGGGCCGACGCCGGCAATATTTGCACCGCAAATGACGATCGGACCCAGCAGTTCGCCACCGTTTATCAGATCGAGAATGCGAACATTGTCAATAATGCAGTCAGCTGCTTCATCGCCGCGTGAAACGGCCAGAAGGCGGATCATTTCCTCACGCGAAAGCGATTGCGTATGCTTATTATTTATTCCTTCCATGTTAATTTCCGCTCCTTGAAATTGTTTTTATCATATTGATATTAATCTGTTTTTATTTATATAAACGCATTATATGAGAGCCTAAATAGGTCTACGTGACACCGCTCACTAAAATGACGAGTAAAAAAACATCTAGAAATCTGTGTGACGGGGATCATTATTTAGCTCTTTTGGTATAGGATACTCTCCCAAAGCCAATATCCATCCGGATTTAATAGAATGAATAATTCAACTTCAAACTCTGCTCAAGGGCAGGGGCTGTTTGAGCGTGTCTTCAAATTGCAGGAGCATGGCACCACCGCAAGGACTGAGGTGATCGCCGGTATCACCACGTTTTTGACTATGGTGTATATCGTCTTCGTCAACCCGCAAATCCTCGGCGCTGCAGGCATGGATACACAGGCTGTATTCGTTACCACCTGTCTGATCGCTGCTTTCGGTAGTATCTTCATGGGCCTGCTGGCTAACCTACCGGTAGCGCTGGCTCCTGCTATGGGGCTGAATGCCTTCTTTGCCTTTGTCGTCGTTGGCGCTATGGGGCTGACATGGCAGGTTGGTATGGGCGCTATTTTCTGGGGTGCCGTTGGCCTGTTGCTGCTGACTATTTTCCGCATCCGTTACTGGATGATTGCGAATATCCCAATGAGCCTGCGCGTGGGTATCACCAGCGGTATTGGTTTGTTTATCGCGATGATGGGCCTGAAAAATGCCGGGATCGTTGTGCCGAACAAAGATACGTTGGTTGCCGTTGGAAATCTGACCTCTCACAGCGTTTTGCTGGGGGCTTTGGGTTTCTTTATCATCGCGATTTTGTCATCCCGTAGCTTCCATGCCGCCGTATTGGTATCCATCGTGGTGACTACGCTTATCGGCTGGGCACTGGGCGATGTGCAGTATTCCGGTTTGTTCTCCATGCCGCCGAACGTGACCAGCGTCGTAGGTCAGGTTGATTTATCTGGGGCGTTAAACATCGGTCTGGCAGGCGTGATTTTCTCCTTCATGCTGGTAAACCTGTTTGACTCATCAGGCACATTGATTGGTGTAACGGATAAAGCAGGGCTGGCAGACAAGAGCGGTAAATTCCCACGCATGAAACAGGCGCTGTATGTCGATAGCATCAGCTCCGTCGTAGGTTCTTTTATTGGTACGTCATCGGTGACGGCTTATATCGAAAGTACCTCTGGAGTTTCCGTGGGCGGGCGTACAGGCTTAACTGCGGTAGTCGTCGGCATTCTGTTCCTGCTGGTGATTTTCCTTTCGCCGCTGGCGGGAATGGTTCCTGCTTATGCTGCGGCAGGCGCGCTGATTTATGTGGGCGTATTGATGACGTCTAGCCTGTCTCGCGTGAAGTGGGATGATTTGACTGAAGCCGTACCGGCGTTTATCACCGCGGTCATGATGCCGTTTAGCTTCTCGATCACGGAAGGTATCGCGCTTGGCTTTATCTCTTACTGCATTATGAAGTTAGGCACCGGCCGCTGGCGTGAAATCAGCCCATGCGTGGTGATTGTGGCGCTGCTGTTTGTGCTGAAGATTGTATTTGTTGATGCGCATTAATCGCGGTTAAGCCCCTTCTGACATCCCGTTTGCTGGGATTATTAGCCTCTCTCTTCTCAGAGAGAGGCTGGGAAGGGGTTTTTTAGTTCTACTTACCCATTCACTTCTCTATCAATCAATTCTCTATCAATCAATTCTCTATCAATAACTTATCTATCAACCGACGCGGCGTACATAATCTGCAAATGCAGACAGCTGTTTGCCTAAGAACTCAATGGTTGAAGCATCCGTTAATGTGCCCTTCTGTTCATCCACTTTGCTCTGGATCACGCCGCCCATAAACTCAGGTTTATTCATCACCTGAGAGTCTAAGAACACCAAAATCTGGCGCAGATGATACTGGCAGCGTGCACCGCCAACCGGCCCCATTGAGCTGGTCTGGATTGCCACAGGCTTTCCAGCTAACGGTTGATTTGGCAGACGAGAGATCCAATCGATAGCGTTTTTCAGGCCACCCGGAACAGAGTAGTTATATTCGGGGGTGACGATGATTACGCCATCAGCCTGACGAATTTGCTCGGCAATTGCCTCAATTTGAGCAGGGAAGCCTTCATCCTGTTGGCGATCTGCGTCATAGAGAGGGATATCGCGAATAGAGGGTAAAGCTTCAATGGTTACGCCTTCAGGCGCTAAGCCGGGCAGAGCATTGGCGACGATCCCATTGTAGGAACCTTTACGTAGGCTACCGAGTAAAGTGACAATTTTCAGTGGTTTATCTGACATAAGTTCTCCATTTCTTGATGTAATTTAACCGGATATGTAGAACTCATCTTAGATCAATAATCAATCATAGAGTAGATAAGTTGTTATCAGACTTATCATTTAAGCCGTTTGTATTGGTGCGTTGCTGGTAAAACGCAAATAGGAAGTGGACTCTTTTAGCTCAGCTTGTTTCTCTGCGGTGA
This is a stretch of genomic DNA from Hafnia alvei. It encodes these proteins:
- the pstC gene encoding phosphate ABC transporter permease PstC, producing MAEHPLPKPSLPKKESKIKPPSKNGDVIFGALVKLAALITLLLLGGIIVSLFIASLPSIQKFGFAFLWSKEWDAPAEQFGALVPIYGTIVTSIIALVIAVPVSFGIALFLTELAPTWLRRPLGVAIELLAAIPSIVYGMWGLFVFAPLFAEYFQTPVGDVLSGIPIVGDLFAGPAFGIGILAAGVILAIMIIPYIAAVMRDVFEQTPVMMKESAYGIGCTTWEVMSRIVLPFTKNGVIGGIMLGLGRALGETMAVTFVIGNTYQLDSASLFMPGNSITSALANEFAEAESGLHTAALMELGLILFVITFIVLALSKLMILRLDKNEGR
- the pstA gene encoding phosphate ABC transporter permease PstA, whose product is MAMIDMNDAQALASSRRKMQAWRRQKNRIALFLSMVTMAFGLFWLVWILFSTITKGVDGMSIALFTEMTPPPNSEGGGLANAIAGSGLLILWATVIGTPLGIMAGIYLAEYGRKGWLANFIRFINDILLSAPSIVVGLFVYTIVVAKVQHFSGWAGVIALALLQIPIVIRTTENMLKLVPDSLREAAYALGTPKWKMISAITLKASVSGIITGVLLAIARIAGETAPLLFTSLSNQFWSTDMSQPIANLPVTIFKFAMSPFAEWQELAWAGVLLITLCVLLLNILARVVFAQKKR
- the pstB gene encoding phosphate ABC transporter ATP-binding protein PstB, with translation MSIVTDTTNSKIQVRDLNFYYGKFHALKNISLDIEKNKVTAFIGPSGCGKSTLLRTFNKMFQLYPEQRAEGEILLDGHNILTDNSDIALLRAKVGMVFQKPTPFPMSIYDNIAFGVRLFEKLSRAEMDERVQWALTKAALWNESKDKLHQSGYSLSGGQQQRLCIARGIAIRPEVLLLDEPCSALDPISTSKIEELITELKEDYTVVIVTHNMQQAARCSDHTAFMYLGELIEFSDTDTLFTSPAQKQTEDYITGRYG
- the phoU gene encoding phosphate signaling complex protein PhoU; the protein is MDNLNLNKHISGQFNAELEHIRTQVMTMGGMVEQQLSDAITAMHNQDGELAKRVIEGDKKVNMMEVAIDEACVKIIAKRQPTASDLRLVMAIIKTISELERIGDVADKICRTALEKFSHQHQPLLVSLESLGRHTVQMLHDVLDAFARMDLDEAVRIYREDKKVDQEYEGIVRQLMTYMMEDTRTIPSVLTALFCARSIERIGDRCQNICEFIFYFVKGQDFRHLGGDELDQLLAKDGNKPT
- a CDS encoding ABC transporter substrate-binding protein, producing the protein MKQRVLVLSLLASLSAVSGLAHADKLDDIQKAGVVRIAVFDSNPPFGYVDPQTKKLVGYDVDVADAIGKALGVKVELRATNPANRIPLLASKKVDLIAANFTITPERAKEVNFSVPYFRTGQKFIAHKGVLKQPDDIAKLRIGADKGTVQEITLRDKYPTAKVISYDDTPLAFAALRNGNVQAITQDDAKLVGLLANVPEAAKADFEISPFSITKEYQGIGLPKGEDRLTTKVNTVLEGLEKDGQAEKIYDRWFGPETKSAQPRGDFKIGPVDISKS
- a CDS encoding amino acid ABC transporter permease; translation: MNGQSFYDVILAPQYLHWLWSGFLITLVISACTVVLATLLGLILAALRDSPQRWLSLPVVAYSSVFRNTPLLVQLFFWYFGAGQLLPSAVMQWLNAPHEWVIGGWTLAWPSFEFLAGLVGLTLYSAAFISEEIRAGIRGVASGQKQASQALGLSLWQSMRYVVLPQAVKIALPPLLGQYMNIIKNSSLTMAIGVAELSYASRQVETETLKTFQAFGVATLLYVLIIALMEGWGMWYQQRRRMQERY
- a CDS encoding amino acid ABC transporter permease: MDFTVIHDNLSYLLWGQFPDGPLGGAALTLVISLIAGLISAVLGTLLGICLAMSRGWLGAALATVLGFFRAIPVIMLIFWTYFLLPIVFGVDIPEITTVVCALALIASAYLAHAVAAGIHAVGRGQWQAGLSLGLNRWQVLGNVVLPQALRMMVPSFINQWISLIKDTSLAYIVGVGELTFLATQVNNRSMVYPMEVFMFVAGVYFVMCLALDLAANQLSRRFTSQNIVVKRRWWQLKPALPAS
- the yieH gene encoding 6-phosphogluconate phosphatase is translated as MTSINCIFFDCDGTLVDSEYLCSKAYVHMFAHYGVHLSLDRVFKEFKGVKLYEIIERIKQEHAFESDRDEMEQIYRDEVARLFATELKPIPHAESLLSQITVPMCTTSNGPVSKMQNSLGSTGMLNYFGDRLYSGYDIQSWKPDPDLMFHAAKEMGVDIKECILVDDSPSGVKSGIAAGIPVFYYCGDAHNPVIEHPLVTSFDDLSVLPELWRERGWSLTK
- the adeD gene encoding adenine deaminase gives rise to the protein MEGINNKHTQSLSREEMIRLLAVSRGDEAADCIIDNVRILDLINGGELLGPIVICGANIAGVGPAYAGAVAHRRIDANNAIAVPGFIDSHLHIESSMMTPITFESATLPLGVTSIVCDPHEIVNVMGKQGLEWFLRCAEQAQQNQFVQISSCVPALAGSDINGAEFPLDEMLKYRDHSHVLGLAEMMNFPGVIAGDGDIMDKLDAFRHLTLDGHSPMLSGKDLNGYLAAGVENCHETLLLQEGREKLSLGMALMMREGSAARNLDTLAPLINEFSSPQCMLCTDDRNPWEIAHEGHINALIHRLINQHGIPVHVAYRVASWSPARHFGLKRLGLIAPGKRADIVILNDVQQVEIQQVIAGGKRVDGQQLTATSEQRYQQTQPPTQNTIQRTPVDESALTLPLEIGERYRAIQVIPNELITCELPVIWQGERFDHDDVCKIAVMERYGHQKPPALGLLQNFGLIRGAMAATVSHDSHNIVVIGHHARDMAIAVNQLISQGGGLCVVDEGEVKSHLSLPIAGLMSDKPAAEIADDITHLKNACRRCGVTLNEPFIQMAFLSLPVIPSLKLTSLGLFDVDRFAFTETRFSALSD
- a CDS encoding NCS2 family permease; its protein translation is MNNSTSNSAQGQGLFERVFKLQEHGTTARTEVIAGITTFLTMVYIVFVNPQILGAAGMDTQAVFVTTCLIAAFGSIFMGLLANLPVALAPAMGLNAFFAFVVVGAMGLTWQVGMGAIFWGAVGLLLLTIFRIRYWMIANIPMSLRVGITSGIGLFIAMMGLKNAGIVVPNKDTLVAVGNLTSHSVLLGALGFFIIAILSSRSFHAAVLVSIVVTTLIGWALGDVQYSGLFSMPPNVTSVVGQVDLSGALNIGLAGVIFSFMLVNLFDSSGTLIGVTDKAGLADKSGKFPRMKQALYVDSISSVVGSFIGTSSVTAYIESTSGVSVGGRTGLTAVVVGILFLLVIFLSPLAGMVPAYAAAGALIYVGVLMTSSLSRVKWDDLTEAVPAFITAVMMPFSFSITEGIALGFISYCIMKLGTGRWREISPCVVIVALLFVLKIVFVDAH